One Gossypium hirsutum isolate 1008001.06 chromosome A11, Gossypium_hirsutum_v2.1, whole genome shotgun sequence genomic window carries:
- the LOC107954527 gene encoding dirigent protein 15: protein MIFCLAVAPVYGQYYSKTIKAGPRVEKMTRLRFFYHDIPSGKNPTTFLIAQANITQDFFSPSPYGSLYSMDDSLTLEPERTSKMVGNAQGLYLALSRDPTKFTAVFYADFAFTIGKFKGSSFSLFSRYPLTDFVPSPGVIREMAIVGGTGAFRMATGFALFRATSSNAKTGDASLEVDVTLYHY, encoded by the coding sequence ATGATATTTTGCCTCGCCGTAGCACCGGTCTATGGCCAATACTACTCCAAAACTATCAAGGCAGGTCCTCGGGTGGAAAAGATGACCCGACTTCGCTTCTTCTACCACGATATTCCCAGTGGTAAAAATCCTACTACATTCCTGATAGCTCAGGCCAACATCACCCAAGATTTCTTTTCCCCATCCCCATACGGAAGCTTGTATTCAATGGACGATTCCCTCACTCTGGAGCCTGAACGAACATCCAAGATGGTTGGAAATGCCCAAGGGCTGTACCTAGCATTAAGTCGAGACCCTACCAAGTTCACAGCGGTTTTTTACGCTGATTTTGCGTTTACCATTGGCAAGTTCAAGGGGAGCTCCTTTAGCTTGTTCTCACGATATCCCCTCACAGATTTTGTTCCTAGCCCTGGCGTAATTCGTGAAATGGCAATAGTGGGAGGGACAGGTGCGTTTAGGATGGCCACAGGGTTTGCACTATTTCGGGCCACTTCTTCCAACGCCAAGACTGGAGATGCTAGTCTCGAGGTCGATGTTACTTTGTACCACTACTAA